The window CATTAAAAATataggaagaaaaagatcatcaagatgaagatgacgactCGCTCGCTTGCTTTCAATGCATAAAATGTCTAAACTCAAAGTAAATATATCCGTTCCATGTTCCTCATCGCCGACTGGACTTCTCAGACTGAGATTCAGTCTTCTCTCTTCGTTTCGCTTGCTGCCGTGAAATGGCAAGGTATGTGCCAAGCAGTTCAGCCGCGTAGCGTTCTCGATATTTGAAGTGCGTCGATCCGATCTTTCGAACTGTGTCCTGGGCGATCTGAATGATTGCCGGGTGACACTCTTTGGGGAGATTTAGGAGAGACTCGACTTTGATTTCGATTTCCGCAGGGTTATTGGGATAACCAATTGTCGTTCGTAAGCCTGCGTCTTTAACAAGCCGCAGGCAAAAAGGTTCAAGCAATTCCTGTTCTTGGATAAATGTAAGTACGGACCGCAGAGACGATGGATCCGAGACAAAGGAGTTGATCGGtgtcttcttttgctctttgatcttggcctctgctctgGCAGCAAACTCCAAGGCTGTAGACAGCTCGTCGATGCTGAAAATCGACAATCCATAGGGCACCAAGTCTCTGCGAGAATAGCCAGCCCTGGTACGCCACCAGTAATTGCAGAACACCGAGGCCAAGATGACGGGTATTAGTATCACGTAGCCCCACCACCGTGTTGCGGTGATCATGGAGCCGACTCCTCCTAAAATCGTGGCAGTGCCGTTGATGCCAGTATAGACCTGCAGGTTCCTGCTGCGCCTCTTTATGAGAGCCAGGGATGGGGTGCCGGGAATGGCCTTTTTAGCTGCGTTGATGTGCCCCTGGGACTTGCAGAAGATGTAGTACGCCCAGCCGGAGTTGATGGCGCCGAAGATGGCGATTGGGGCATTACCAATGTATCCAGAGAGCAGGTTactggccaagaagatgcCCGGGTTGGCtccagcaatggcaagatACGTGCCTACGCAGATGAGCACGGCACCGACGCCCATGAACATGTTGAGCGCCCAGCGGTTGACAGCTTCCGTACCAAGCTCGCGAAAGTTGACAGACACGAGGACATCCAAGTCTCTAGTTGGCAGTGATTTTGCCGCTCTGCGAGCTCGCGCCTCCTTCAACTCGAGGCGCTGCTTGCGAAGGAACTTGACATTCCGAAAGGCACGCCGCGAGTCCAGAAGGGCATAGACGGACATGATGCCGGCGAATGTTGCTCCAATCGCCATAAAGACGGTGGCATAGACCGGCACGGGGTACGAGTTCCACACATTGGCAGCGAAGTCGCCTGCATTAGCCAGTTCCAGGAACCCGACAGCACGGTAGAGGTCGTTCTTCAACCCTCTGCTCTGAGGCACGTAGCCATCTCCCTTCTCAGCCCTAACTAGGGCGATGCGATCTGGTGGCGTCGATTCAGGAATGTCGCATGCAGGAGGAGCGGAAAGGAGGCCAAAGGTGGAAGAGGCAGTGGTTAATGTGGTGAAGGTCGATCCAAACGTCGTGGCACGCGGCAAGACGGCTGTCTTGGGCGCTGCAATGGAGGCGTCGGATTTTTCAGTCAACACGGGCGTGGAAACTCCCTCGCGCTGATcaacctgctgctgctgctgtgttTCTGGATGCCGCCGCGGTTTGTCTTCCTGGGGCACCTGTTGCTGTGCGCCATCTGAATCACCACCATTCTTGGTAGTGCTAGAAGCATTGGAGACATCGTCGGCACAAACGGCATCAGTGCCGGTGGCCGCTGTCTCGGCTGGTCGCTCTCCTGCAGCCGCATCAATGGGTTCTGACGGAGCGCGCCGTGGTTCCTCTATTGAGGCTGTGTTGCTGTGGGTAGATGCCATGGGAGGCAGAGGGCGCTTCGATAAGGTAGAGAGGTTGAGTGAGGCTGTGTTAAGCGCCTTGGGAACCAGACTGTCGACTTGACGGGTAAATAGAAATGGAGATGAGTGGTCAATAGTCGAAGACGTAACAATTAGATGGATAACAATGAGCGATGAGCGAGAGCTACACCGACGATTCGCTCGGCGAGAGAGATCAGCACTTGGATCCTCATCACCAAGGTTATTACTCCTGATTTCTCGCTTGGCTGCAAGAGAATCAGTCTTGCAtttctctcactctctctttGAGCAATTTGGATCAGAGCAAAGACCAGTCTTTAAAAGGGGGGCCAAACAAGGAGCAAGAGACCacaaaataaagaaaagccAGGGAACTAGCCTCGCTTTCGTGTTTATCGCATCTCCTGCCGTCCAGCCGTTCGTGTAATGGAGTACGAGCTATTTCTGGGCCGTCCGCGTCTAATACGTATTTTCGCTCAACtggctcttggctgcttACAGCGCTCCTAACTTTTCAAAAAAGAGTCTTTGCTGCCGTCTTGCGAGTCCAGGCGAACCGGAGATGCCGCCTGGTGCTCCATTGGCCCCAGCCATGGCGTCCAATGACACCTTGTGGTGGCTGCCGGATTCCTCGACGCCCCATTCCAAGGCTCGGCCATTCAGCGAGTGGCTTTTGGTGGTTGGTTTTTTTTAGCAAGTTGGCAGATCAGCCCTGGCCTAGTCTCGGCTCTTTTTATGAGCCCAGTCCATTGGCAGGCAAGTATAATGAGCATGAAATTCTAGCACATGTAATCtagagcaacagcagccactcTTCATGTGACAACTACATGTTTGAACAGCAACCACTTACATCTTGAGCATCTAAACGAGGCTGTAT is drawn from Trichoderma atroviride chromosome 7, complete sequence and contains these coding sequences:
- a CDS encoding uncharacterized protein (EggNog:ENOG41~TransMembrane:5 (o200-222i277-298o318-337i366-386o392-411i)), which translates into the protein MASTHSNTASIEEPRRAPSEPIDAAAGERPAETAATGTDAVCADDVSNASSTTKNGGDSDGAQQQVPQEDKPRRHPETQQQQQVDQREGVSTPVLTEKSDASIAAPKTAVLPRATTFGSTFTTLTTASSTFGLLSAPPACDIPESTPPDRIALVRAEKGDGYVPQSRGLKNDLYRAVGFLELANAGDFAANVWNSYPVPVYATVFMAIGATFAGIMSVYALLDSRRAFRNVKFLRKQRLELKEARARRAAKSLPTRDLDVLVSVNFRELGTEAVNRWALNMFMGVGAVLICVGTYLAIAGANPGIFLASNLLSGYIGNAPIAIFGAINSGWAYYIFCKSQGHINAAKKAIPGTPSLALIKRRSRNLQVYTGINGTATILGGVGSMITATRWWGYVILIPVILASVFCNYWWRTRAGYSRRDLVPYGLSIFSIDELSTALEFAARAEAKIKEQKKTPINSFVSDPSSLRSVLTFIQEQELLEPFCLRLVKDAGLRTTIGYPNNPAEIEIKVESLLNLPKECHPAIIQIAQDTVRKIGSTHFKYRERYAAELLGTYLAISRQQAKRREKTESQSEKSSRR